The following proteins are co-located in the Noviherbaspirillum sp. UKPF54 genome:
- a CDS encoding GGDEF domain-containing protein, with product MRSLSSVWNLLVSTDEKIRRQLGYWAVTAGMYLLCTALLWLEVSFGEAPRQATIWTSIVMLGGLLPFFLLIRLSARLSLRPSQLALAQGILAIICTVFFYALSGPARGATLSILLVVLVFCTFTLEADKSHSLSVFAIGLLGLTMAALPCIDPVRFPPRLEMIHFFIAAATLLVVAFLTGKLSQLRSHLKAQKAELADALARIRILATQDELTSLANRRHMSEVLADEERRLRTSGQPTCLALLDIDWFKQINDKHGHDAGDAVLRLFAGQAQGALRATDVLARWGGEEFLLLMRDTSLDDATQVLGRVRDRIALACAVELPHLPVVTFSAGLVAMSPGEGVAAGIRRADQALYRAKSEGRNRVMFAYS from the coding sequence ATGCGCTCGCTTTCTTCCGTTTGGAACCTTCTCGTCAGCACCGATGAAAAGATCCGGCGCCAGCTCGGCTATTGGGCGGTCACCGCCGGGATGTATTTGCTGTGCACTGCCTTGCTCTGGCTCGAAGTCAGCTTCGGCGAGGCGCCGCGGCAGGCGACGATATGGACGTCGATCGTGATGCTCGGCGGGTTGCTGCCGTTTTTCCTGCTCATCCGCCTGAGCGCCCGGCTGTCACTGCGGCCGTCGCAGCTGGCGCTCGCCCAGGGCATCTTGGCCATTATCTGCACGGTCTTCTTCTACGCGCTGAGCGGCCCGGCGCGCGGCGCGACACTCAGCATCCTGCTGGTGGTGCTGGTATTTTGCACATTTACGCTGGAGGCGGACAAAAGCCACAGCCTCAGCGTGTTCGCCATCGGCTTGCTCGGCTTGACGATGGCCGCGCTCCCGTGCATCGATCCGGTGCGCTTCCCGCCACGTCTGGAAATGATCCACTTTTTCATCGCGGCAGCGACGCTGCTGGTGGTCGCCTTCCTGACCGGCAAACTGAGCCAGCTGCGCTCCCATCTGAAAGCGCAAAAGGCGGAACTGGCCGACGCGCTGGCGCGCATCCGGATCCTGGCCACGCAGGACGAACTGACTTCGCTGGCCAACCGGCGCCACATGAGCGAAGTGCTGGCCGACGAAGAGCGCAGGCTGCGCACGTCCGGCCAGCCGACCTGCCTGGCGCTGCTCGACATCGACTGGTTCAAGCAGATCAACGACAAGCACGGCCATGACGCCGGCGACGCCGTGCTGCGCCTGTTCGCCGGGCAGGCGCAAGGCGCATTGCGCGCGACCGACGTGCTGGCGCGCTGGGGCGGCGAGGAATTCCTGCTCCTGATGCGCGATACGAGCCTCGACGACGCCACTCAGGTGCTCGGCCGCGTGCGCGACCGCATTGCGCTCGCCTGCGCCGTCGAATTGCCGCACCTGCCGGTGGTGACGTTCTCCGCCGGGCTGGTCGCCATGTCGCCGGGCGAGGGAGTCGCCGCCGGCATCCGCCGCGCCGACCAGGCACTTTACCGCGCCAAGTCCGAAGGGCGAAACCGCGTCATGTTCGCCTATTCCTGA
- a CDS encoding helix-turn-helix transcriptional regulator has product MATPKKTTAARARGAAQPVRALRKKPSRKTTLTAPPASDSAVFRLVRQVREWTDSLLNISVAATDITITLARQRISSPEQKDMLKKTGDLLRSARKTAGLSLEELGKAVDLQDPVLLDLAENGKAALPFEIILRLTAILGRKDPVVFFLNLTRSYNPKLWKIIEDLGFGRLLVQAGREREFANIYRACDDARELNDQEFASVLAFMQSAFGMAMALRAREQNAA; this is encoded by the coding sequence ATGGCTACACCAAAGAAAACCACAGCGGCGCGCGCGCGCGGCGCGGCGCAACCTGTTCGCGCCCTGCGCAAGAAGCCCTCCCGGAAAACAACGCTCACGGCGCCGCCGGCCTCCGATTCGGCCGTGTTCCGCCTGGTGCGGCAAGTGCGGGAATGGACCGATTCCCTGCTCAACATATCGGTGGCCGCCACCGATATCACGATCACGCTGGCGCGGCAACGCATCAGCAGCCCCGAACAGAAGGACATGCTGAAAAAAACCGGCGACCTGCTGCGCAGCGCGCGCAAGACGGCCGGGCTGAGCCTGGAGGAACTAGGCAAGGCGGTGGACTTGCAGGACCCGGTCTTGCTGGACCTGGCGGAAAACGGCAAGGCGGCGCTGCCGTTCGAAATCATCTTGCGCCTGACCGCGATCCTCGGGCGCAAGGACCCGGTGGTGTTTTTCCTGAACCTGACGCGCAGCTACAACCCGAAGTTGTGGAAGATCATTGAAGACCTCGGCTTTGGCCGGTTACTGGTGCAGGCCGGGCGCGAGCGCGAGTTCGCCAACATCTACCGCGCCTGCGACGATGCGCGCGAATTGAACGACCAGGAATTCGCCAGCGTGCTGGCCTTCATGCAGTCGGCGTTCGGCATGGCAATGGCATTGCGCGCCCGGGAACAGAACGCAGCCTGA